Proteins encoded together in one Impatiens glandulifera chromosome 1, dImpGla2.1, whole genome shotgun sequence window:
- the LOC124921733 gene encoding uncharacterized protein LOC124921733: MTSSTMVKRRFVWVYASVQFTLVVLFAHIFYSVIRVQAILSILLATFAGFGVSMSESSILVEFSRWRRRLNAVLGLQNTSFPMPRQNRLPQTAMTSRPQTEA; the protein is encoded by the exons ATGACTTCTTCTACCATGG TGAAGAGAAGGTTTGTATGGGTGTATGCGTCGGTCCAGTTTACACTTGTTGTCCTCTTTGCCCACATATTCTACTCTGTT ATTCGTGTGCAAGCAATATTGTCGATTCTCCTGGCTACATTTGCAGGATTTGGTGTTTCCATGAGCGAGAGTTCTATTCTAGTTGAATTCTCTAGATGGAGAAGAAGACTAAACGCTGTATTGGGTCTGCAAAACACATCATTTCCAATGCCTCGCCAAAACCGATTGCCTCAAACTGCAATGACCTCTCGGCCCCAAACAGAAGCATAG